One genomic window of Chloroflexota bacterium includes the following:
- a CDS encoding 5-(carboxyamino)imidazole ribonucleotide synthase, which translates to MIVGILGGGQLGRMLALAGYPLGLRFRLLDPSPESPGGHLAELQVGPYDDPAALERFADGLTAATYEFENVPEIAARTLAARAPVYPPALALETAQDRLAEKRLFEQLGIPLPRYAVVGSLADLEAAVARLGRPSILKTRRLGYDGKGQVVIRDGDDLAAAWASLGGVACVLEERIPLRRELSVLSVRGRTGETAFYPLVENVHREGILRTSVAPALGTAGPLQALAESYAERVLSALEYVGVLGFELFVDDRDGRLLANEIAPRVHNSGHWTIEGAECSQFENHLRAVLGWPLGSTAARGHAAMVNLIGTAPPIESLLRIPGAHVHLYGKSPRPGRKIGHVNVVAATAAERDASLAQVVALADAAA; encoded by the coding sequence GTGATCGTCGGGATCCTGGGCGGCGGCCAGCTCGGGCGGATGCTGGCACTGGCCGGCTACCCGCTCGGCCTGCGCTTTCGACTGCTCGATCCGTCGCCGGAGTCGCCGGGCGGCCACCTCGCCGAGCTGCAGGTCGGCCCGTACGACGATCCGGCCGCCCTGGAGCGGTTTGCCGATGGGCTGACGGCTGCCACCTACGAGTTCGAGAACGTGCCGGAGATCGCGGCGCGCACGCTGGCGGCGCGGGCGCCGGTCTACCCGCCAGCGCTGGCGTTGGAGACGGCCCAGGACCGGCTGGCCGAGAAGCGGCTCTTCGAGCAACTCGGGATTCCGCTGCCACGGTACGCGGTGGTGGGATCGCTTGCCGATCTGGAAGCGGCGGTGGCGAGGCTGGGCCGGCCGTCGATCCTCAAGACGCGCCGCCTCGGCTACGACGGCAAGGGGCAGGTGGTGATCCGCGACGGCGACGACCTGGCAGCGGCATGGGCGTCGCTGGGCGGCGTGGCGTGCGTGCTTGAGGAGCGCATCCCCTTGCGGCGCGAGCTGTCGGTCCTGTCTGTGCGCGGCCGGACCGGCGAGACGGCGTTCTACCCATTGGTGGAGAACGTGCACCGCGAGGGCATCCTCCGAACGTCCGTGGCTCCCGCTCTGGGCACGGCCGGCCCCCTGCAAGCGCTGGCCGAGTCGTACGCCGAGCGCGTGCTGTCGGCGCTGGAGTACGTGGGCGTCCTCGGGTTCGAGCTGTTCGTGGACGACCGCGACGGTCGCCTGCTGGCGAACGAGATCGCGCCACGGGTCCACAACTCGGGACACTGGACCATCGAGGGCGCGGAGTGCAGCCAGTTCGAGAATCACCTGCGGGCAGTGCTCGGCTGGCCGCTCGGCTCGACGGCCGCGCGGGGCCACGCCGCGATGGTCAACCTGATCGGGACGGCCCCGCCCATCGAGTCGCTGCTGAGAATTCCAGGCGCGCATGTCCACCTGTACGGCAAGTCGCCGCGTCCTGGCCGCAAGATCGGGCACGTCAACGTCGTCGCCGCGACAGCCGCAGAACGAGATGCCTCGTTGGCGCAGGTCGTGGCGCTGGCGGACGCCGCCGCCTAA
- a CDS encoding alpha/beta fold hydrolase, giving the protein MGLGRWRLASIILAGLGGGALALLNRRLLLDDLPPTLPGAMHDWEWRGWRTRYTTLGNGPPIILLHGIHAAASSFEMRQVFEPLSHDRTVYALDWPGFGKSARPAASYTGSQYAALLADFLQEVVQRPGMVVASSLSAAYAVAVARQSPELLSGLVLLSPTFQTEIGPAGRAGGWLLRTPLLGTALFNGLVSRASIRGYMRRAYADPALADETVIGQQWATAHQPNARLAPAAFVAGALDLPAEIGLPQISTPILVIRGEVPGIGRQASDLELRRLGPRVHVETLPNVGQLPHDEAADAVLGLIRESTALAMSEL; this is encoded by the coding sequence ATGGGTCTCGGACGGTGGCGGCTGGCAAGCATCATTCTGGCTGGGCTGGGCGGCGGGGCGCTGGCCCTGCTGAACCGCCGGCTGCTGCTGGACGACCTCCCCCCGACGCTGCCGGGCGCGATGCACGACTGGGAGTGGCGCGGCTGGCGCACCCGCTACACGACACTCGGCAACGGGCCGCCCATCATCCTGCTGCACGGCATCCACGCTGCCGCCTCGTCGTTCGAGATGCGGCAGGTCTTCGAGCCGCTGAGCCACGACCGCACCGTCTACGCCCTGGACTGGCCGGGCTTCGGCAAGTCGGCGCGGCCGGCAGCGTCGTACACGGGCAGCCAGTACGCCGCGCTGCTGGCGGACTTCCTCCAGGAGGTGGTGCAGCGGCCGGGCATGGTCGTGGCGTCGTCGCTGAGCGCCGCTTACGCGGTGGCCGTCGCGCGGCAGTCCCCCGAGCTGCTCTCGGGGCTGGTGCTGCTCTCGCCGACATTTCAGACGGAGATCGGACCGGCCGGGCGCGCGGGCGGATGGCTGCTGCGGACACCGCTGCTCGGGACGGCGCTGTTCAACGGGCTGGTCTCCCGGGCCAGCATCCGCGGCTACATGCGGCGCGCGTACGCCGATCCGGCGCTGGCCGACGAGACGGTCATCGGGCAGCAGTGGGCGACGGCCCATCAGCCGAACGCCCGGCTGGCCCCGGCCGCGTTCGTCGCTGGCGCGCTCGACCTGCCGGCGGAGATCGGGCTGCCACAGATCAGCACGCCGATCCTGGTCATTCGAGGAGAGGTGCCGGGCATCGGCCGGCAGGCCTCCGACCTGGAGCTGCGGCGGCTGGGGCCGCGCGTCCACGTCGAGACGCTGCCGAACGTCGGGCAGCTGCCGCACGACGAGGCCGCCGACGCGGTGCTCGGGCTGATCCGCGAGAGTACGGCCCTCGCCATGTCCGAGCTATGA
- a CDS encoding ABC transporter permease has translation MDVTPAGPPTAAPAGRPSEKAARVEVASQWKLMWWRFKQHRVAFASAIVVLLIYVVALIPEFIAPFPSDVVNARFLYAPPQPLHLFRDDGGWRFEPHVVGYRSTVDAAAGRRTFVVDDTQIIPIGLFVKGSPYHLFGLIPMERHLIGPIEAGQPMYLLGADRLGGDVFSKIIHGTRISMSIGLVGVAMSLMLGIVLGGMSGYYGGIVDTVIQRIIEFLRSIPTIPLWMGLAAALPTNWPPLRIYFGITIILSLIGWTGLARVVRGRFLAMRNEDFVTAAQLDGASDMRIILRYMAPSFASHIIASTTLAIPAMIISETSLSFLGLGLQPPLVSWGTLLKEAQSVRSVLQAPWQLWPAAAVMIAVLALNFLGDGLRDAADPYSS, from the coding sequence ATGGACGTGACACCTGCTGGACCGCCGACCGCCGCCCCCGCTGGCCGGCCCTCTGAGAAGGCAGCACGGGTCGAGGTCGCGTCGCAGTGGAAGCTGATGTGGTGGCGCTTCAAGCAGCACCGCGTGGCGTTCGCCAGCGCCATCGTGGTGCTGCTGATCTACGTCGTCGCCCTGATCCCGGAGTTCATCGCGCCGTTCCCGTCAGACGTGGTCAACGCCCGGTTCCTGTACGCGCCGCCACAGCCGCTCCACCTGTTCCGCGACGATGGCGGCTGGCGCTTCGAGCCGCACGTCGTCGGCTACCGCTCGACGGTGGACGCGGCGGCCGGCCGGCGGACGTTCGTGGTGGACGACACGCAGATCATCCCGATCGGGCTGTTCGTCAAGGGGAGTCCGTATCATCTGTTCGGGCTGATCCCGATGGAGCGGCACCTGATCGGCCCGATTGAGGCCGGCCAGCCGATGTATCTGCTCGGGGCGGACCGTCTCGGCGGCGACGTGTTCAGCAAGATCATCCACGGCACCCGCATCTCGATGTCCATCGGGCTGGTCGGCGTGGCGATGAGCCTGATGCTGGGCATCGTCCTGGGCGGGATGTCGGGCTACTACGGCGGCATCGTCGATACGGTCATCCAGCGCATCATCGAGTTCCTGCGCTCGATCCCCACGATCCCCCTCTGGATGGGCCTCGCCGCCGCGCTGCCGACCAACTGGCCTCCACTGCGCATCTACTTCGGCATCACGATCATCCTCTCGCTGATCGGCTGGACGGGCCTTGCGCGGGTGGTGCGCGGCCGGTTCCTGGCGATGCGGAACGAGGATTTCGTGACCGCCGCGCAGCTCGACGGCGCGAGCGATATGCGGATCATCCTCCGCTACATGGCGCCATCGTTCGCCAGCCACATCATCGCCTCGACCACCCTGGCGATCCCCGCCATGATCATCTCGGAGACGTCGCTCTCGTTCCTCGGGCTGGGACTGCAGCCGCCGCTGGTGAGCTGGGGCACGCTGCTGAAGGAGGCGCAGAGCGTTCGGAGCGTCCTCCAGGCGCCGTGGCAGCTCTGGCCGGCGGCGGCCGTGATGATCGCTGTGCTGGCGCTGAACTTCCTCGGGGACGGCCTCCGAGATGCAGCGGACCCGTATTCGTCATGA
- a CDS encoding ATP-binding cassette domain-containing protein, whose translation MTLPVDAPDILQLKNVKKYFPIHRGMLGRVRGYVRAVDDVSLTVKAGETLGLVGESGSGKTTLGRAIVRAHEPTSGSILYRTAAGSTVDLATLNRRSLKPYRRELRMIFQDPFSSLNPRMTVMDIVGEPLRIHGLASGRALEERVATTLERVGLPAEYMRRYPHAFSGGQRQRIGIARAIVLDSRIVVADEAVSALDVSVRAQILKLLMGLKREMNLTYLFISHDLSVVEYVADRVAVLYVGKVVELASTTEMYQRPMHPYTEALMSAVPNPDPTARSKRIVLSGEIPDPANPPNGCYFHPRCPYAQPRCQTETPALREVSPGRFSACHFAEELTLRGATHEEPAAVESSVL comes from the coding sequence ATGACGCTGCCTGTGGACGCACCTGACATCCTCCAGCTCAAGAACGTCAAGAAGTACTTTCCGATCCATCGCGGCATGCTCGGGCGGGTGCGCGGCTACGTGCGGGCCGTGGACGATGTCAGCCTGACGGTCAAGGCCGGCGAGACGCTGGGGCTGGTGGGCGAGAGCGGCTCCGGCAAGACGACGCTCGGGCGGGCCATCGTGCGCGCCCACGAGCCGACCTCGGGATCGATCCTCTACCGCACGGCGGCAGGCTCCACCGTCGACCTGGCGACCCTGAACCGGCGCAGCCTGAAGCCGTACCGCCGCGAGCTGCGGATGATCTTTCAGGATCCGTTCTCGTCGCTGAATCCGCGCATGACGGTCATGGACATCGTCGGTGAGCCGCTGCGGATTCACGGGCTGGCGAGCGGCCGGGCGCTCGAGGAGCGGGTCGCGACGACCCTGGAGCGCGTCGGCCTGCCGGCCGAGTACATGCGGCGGTATCCGCATGCGTTCAGCGGCGGCCAGCGGCAGCGCATCGGGATCGCCCGTGCGATTGTGCTGGACTCGCGCATCGTCGTGGCGGACGAGGCCGTCTCGGCGCTCGACGTGTCGGTGCGGGCGCAGATCCTGAAGCTGTTGATGGGCCTGAAGCGCGAGATGAACCTGACCTACCTGTTCATCTCGCACGATCTGAGCGTGGTCGAGTACGTGGCGGATCGGGTGGCGGTGCTGTACGTCGGCAAGGTGGTCGAGCTGGCATCGACCACCGAGATGTATCAACGGCCGATGCATCCGTACACGGAAGCGTTGATGTCGGCGGTCCCGAACCCTGATCCAACGGCCCGCTCGAAGCGAATCGTGCTGAGCGGTGAGATCCCGGACCCGGCCAACCCGCCGAACGGCTGCTATTTCCACCCGCGCTGCCCGTATGCGCAGCCGCGCTGCCAGACCGAGACGCCCGCCCTGCGCGAGGTCTCCCCGGGCCGGTTCTCAGCGTGCCACTTCGCAGAGGAACTGACCCTGCGCGGCGCGACGCACGAGGAGCCGGCCGCCGTGGAATCGTCAGTCCTGTAG
- the purE gene encoding 5-(carboxyamino)imidazole ribonucleotide mutase translates to MTEPAAPLVGIIMGSRSDWATMTHAAETLERLGVPHEVRVCSVHRTPHQLVEYASSAEARGLQVIIAGAGGAAHLPGMTASFTVLPVLGVPVESHALKGMDSLLSIVQMPAGIAVGTLAIGRAGAVNAALLAASILGNQRPAIREALRQYREAQTAAVLAHPDPRETLEG, encoded by the coding sequence ATGACTGAGCCTGCTGCACCGCTGGTCGGCATCATCATGGGGTCACGCTCGGACTGGGCCACGATGACCCACGCCGCAGAGACCCTCGAACGGCTGGGCGTGCCACACGAGGTGCGGGTCTGCTCGGTGCATCGGACGCCGCACCAGCTGGTCGAGTACGCGTCGAGCGCCGAGGCGCGCGGCCTCCAGGTGATCATCGCCGGGGCGGGCGGGGCGGCCCACCTGCCGGGGATGACGGCGTCGTTCACGGTGCTGCCGGTCCTCGGCGTGCCCGTCGAGTCCCATGCGCTCAAGGGGATGGATTCGCTGCTCTCGATTGTCCAGATGCCGGCCGGCATCGCCGTCGGGACGCTCGCCATCGGGCGGGCGGGCGCGGTGAACGCGGCGCTGCTGGCGGCCAGCATCCTGGGCAACCAGCGCCCGGCCATCCGGGAGGCGCTGCGGCAGTATCGTGAGGCCCAGACGGCCGCCGTGCTGGCCCATCCCGACCCGCGCGAGACGCTCGAAGGGTGA
- a CDS encoding ABC transporter ATP-binding protein, which yields MTLLDVEDLRVEFPTRDGVVRAVDGVDFSIERQSTVGLVGESGSGKSVTAFAILQVVTRPGKIKGGRVMLHQTDGKTVDLAKLNPRGREIRAIRGKDISMIFQEPMTSFSMLHTIGFQIMEGIFLHQKVSKARAREITIDMLRRVGIPKPEERIDAYPFELSGGMRQRAMIAMALVTQPQLLIADEPTTALDVTMQAQIMELIRDLQREMGMSVLLITHDLGVIAENCDEVIVMYLGEVMERSGVKQLFAEPLHPYTRALLRSIPRLGHAKEWELEPIEGMVPSPYNRPTGCPFHPRCGAFMAGVCDTTRPVLTTFDDGRAVRCHLYPQTDAVVPAEKK from the coding sequence ATGACACTGCTGGACGTCGAAGACCTGCGCGTCGAGTTCCCCACCCGAGACGGCGTGGTCAGGGCCGTGGACGGCGTGGATTTCTCGATTGAGCGGCAGTCCACCGTGGGGCTGGTGGGTGAGAGCGGCTCGGGCAAGTCGGTCACGGCCTTCGCGATTCTCCAGGTGGTGACCCGGCCCGGCAAGATCAAGGGCGGACGGGTGATGCTCCACCAGACCGATGGCAAGACCGTCGATCTGGCGAAGCTCAACCCGCGCGGTCGAGAGATCCGTGCCATCCGTGGCAAGGACATCTCGATGATCTTCCAGGAGCCGATGACCTCGTTCAGCATGCTGCACACCATCGGCTTTCAGATCATGGAGGGCATCTTCCTCCATCAGAAGGTCAGCAAGGCCCGCGCCCGCGAGATCACCATCGACATGCTGCGCCGCGTCGGCATCCCGAAGCCCGAGGAGCGCATCGACGCGTACCCGTTCGAGCTGTCGGGCGGGATGCGCCAGCGCGCGATGATCGCGATGGCGCTGGTGACGCAGCCGCAGCTGCTGATCGCCGACGAGCCGACCACCGCCCTCGACGTGACGATGCAGGCCCAGATCATGGAGCTGATCCGCGACTTGCAGCGTGAGATGGGGATGTCCGTCCTGCTGATCACCCACGACCTGGGCGTGATCGCCGAGAACTGCGACGAGGTCATCGTCATGTACCTCGGCGAGGTCATGGAGCGCTCGGGCGTCAAGCAGTTGTTCGCCGAGCCGCTCCATCCGTACACGCGGGCGCTGCTGCGGTCGATCCCGCGCCTTGGGCACGCCAAGGAGTGGGAGCTTGAGCCGATTGAGGGCATGGTGCCCAGCCCGTACAACCGCCCGACCGGCTGCCCGTTCCACCCGCGCTGCGGCGCATTCATGGCCGGCGTCTGCGACACGACTCGGCCGGTCTTGACCACCTTCGACGATGGGCGGGCCGTCCGCTGCCACCTGTATCCGCAGACCGACGCTGTCGTGCCGGCTGAAAAGAAATGA